TCCTTCGACCTCCTGGTCTGCGACGTTTCCGGACACGGGCTCGCCTCGACCGTCCTCATGTCGGCGGCCCGGGCCTACCTGCGCGCCCTCCACCTCGTCGAGAGCAACCCGCAGAAGCTCATCGAAAAGCTCAACCGGCTGATCTCGCCCGACATCCCCGACGACGCCTTCGCGACCCTCGTCGCCTGCCGCATCGGTCCCGGCGGCGATGCCTGCTATGTCTCGGCCGGTCACCTCCCGCCCCTCGTCTACCGCCCGCGGAACGGGACGTTCGACGCGCACGAGGAGACCGACATCGTCCTCGGGTACTCGGTCGACTCGACCTACCGCGCGCACCAGATCGACCGCCTCGAGCGTGGCGACCTCGTCGTCCTGGCGACCGACGGCCTTTACGAGGCCGCGAACCCCGAGGGGCTGCTCTGGGGCCTCGACGCCGTCCGCGACACCATCGCCGCCGCCGCGCACGAGGGGGCGCACGGTGTCATAGAGGCTCTTCGCGCCGGGGTGTTCGGGCACTCCGAGAGGCTCTTCCTCGACGACGACATCACCCTGCTCGTCGCCGAGAGGCTATAGCCCGCCGATCGCACCCGCCCGGACCTTTCCGCCGGCTCAGTCCGCGGCGATCACCGGGCTCGCAGCCACGGGAAGCGTCACGGTGAACGTCGTCCCCTCGCCCGGGGTGCTCTCGACGGAGAGCGCTCCGCCCATCCGCTCGCAGAGCTCCCGAGAGATGGCCAGGCCGAGGCCGGTCCCGCCATGCGCCGCCGCGATGGACCCGTTCGCCTGCTGATAGGGCCGAAAGGCCCTTTCCGCCTCGGCCGGTGTCATTCCGCACCCCGTGTCGCGGACGTGGAAAGAGACGGTCCCGCCCGCGGCCGACGCCCCGAGCGCGACGAGACCGGCCTTCGTGAACTTCGAGGCGTTGCCGACGAGGTTCAGGAGGACCTGCCGGAGACGCGTTTCGTCGGCGAGAACCCACCCCTCGCCGTTCACGGCGAGATAGAGCCGGTTACCCCCTCGCTCGACGAGAGGAAGGGTCGCCGCAGCCACCTCGCCGAGAACCCGTACCGCGTCGACGGGCTCGGTCCGGAGCGGGACGCTGCCGTGCTCGAGCCGCGAGAGGTCGAGGACGTCGTCGAGAAGGGCGAGCTGGTGGAGCGCGAGGTCCCGGACGCGCTCCGCGTCGGTCAGGCAGGAGGACCGCGGCCCTCCCGCGAGCCCCTCGCAGAGCAGCTCCGCATACCCGAGGACGCAGTTCAGCGGCGTTCGGAGCTCGTGCGCCAGCCAGGCGGCGAGTCGGGCCTTTTCGGCGGCCAACTCCTTTACGACCTCGCACGAACCACAGGCCCCCGACGCCTCCGGGCCCGTCCTGCCGAAGCCCGGGCGCGGGAACGCGCCGGACTCGTCCGTCGGCCCGTCAGGCCCCGTCCTCCCGCAATCTGCCTGGCACGGCATGCTGCCCTCCCGGCGCGGAGCCCCGGCCCTCCGGCCTCCCTGCATCGCTCCGAACGAGCCTCACTATCCGACGCCGCGCCTGACGTGCGCATCCCCCGAACGGGTTAGGCCCCTGCGAACCCCAGGGCAGCACGCAGGCGGTTCTTCAGGTGGACGCCGTCCCGGCTCGGCAGCGTGCGCCCCAGGGCCTCGGCACGCACCAGGACCTGCGCGAGGGCGCAGCCGTCCCGCGCACGGACACGTTCGGCAAGCGGCTGCACGCCGTCGGCGGACGCGATCTCCCAGGCCCGGTCGAAACCGCACGCGAGCGCGACGGCAGCGAGGCTCGTACCGAGGCTCGTGTGGCTCTCCTGCATGCCGGTTTCCCCGTAGTGCCCGTTGTCGAGGACGACGACGGTGAGGTTTCCCGGCCGCTGCGCCCCGATGGTCGCGAGCGCCCCGAGGCCCATCAGCTGCTCGCCGTCGCCGGTGAGGACGATCACGCTGCGGTTCGGCTGCGCCAGCGCCAGCCCCAGGCCCATCGCCGCCGCGCCGCCCATAGCGCCCCAGAGGTAGAAGGACTCGTCCCGGTCGCCGGCAGCGAACAGGTCGTACGCGGGCGCTCCGAGACCGGCGATCACGAGCGCGGACGGGCAGGCTGCCACCAGCTCCGCCACGAACGGGCGCCGGTCGACGGTCCGGTCCCGGGCCGTCACCGGCTCCCCCAGTCCTTGCGGCCGATCAGGCTCTGGGAGAGGAGCACGGCGACCGCCTCCCCCGCCTCGAACGCCGCTTCGAGGGCGTCCCGGACGGTCTCGCCGACCCTTTCCGGCTCGTCGACGCGCCGCACGGCGACGCCCATATCCTCGAGGACCTTCGGCGTCGCCCGTCCCATCGGCACCTGCCAGCCGTTGAACTCTTCCCACTCGCCGCGCATCGTCACGAGAGCGACGAAGGGGAAGCGGCACGCGCTGACGAGCGAGAGCATGTTCACGCAGTTGCCCACGCCGCTCGACTGCAGGAGGAGGACGGCGCGCTCGCCGCCCAGCCACGCGCCGCACGCCAGCGCGACGCCCTCCTCCTCGGTGGTCAGGACGATCCCCCGCATCTCCGGATCTCCGAGGACCCGGGAGATGACGTGCGCGTGGCCCGCGTCGGGAACCCAGGCGACCTGTCTCACGCCGGAGCCTTTCAGGAGCCCGAAGATCTCCTCCTGCCAGGCCGTCTTCGCAACGTCGTTCATGCCTTCACTCCGCCCGCAGATTCTCCACGGGGTCGAGCCCCGCGGCGCGGCGCGCCGGGACGACGCCGGCCACGAGTCCCACGGCGACCGCCATCCCGAGCGCGGCGGCGGCGTAGGCCGGCGGCGTCGTGAACGGCACCGCCGGCAGAACGAGCCGGACGAGGCCCCCGAGGGCGACCGCAACCGCGATCCCGGCGGCTCCGCCCGCCGCCGAGAGGAGCGCCGCCTCGGCGAGGAAGAGGTTCCGCACGTCGTCCCGGGTTGCGCCGAGGGCCTTCAGGAGCCCGATCTCGGACGTCCGCTCCCCCACGGCGATCCACATCATCGTCAGGATCCCGATCGCGCCGACGAGCAGTGAGATCGCTCCGATGCCGGCCACGGCCGCGCTCACGACGGCGAAGACCCGCCCGAAGGAGTCGAGCATCTCCCCCTGCGTCATGACGGTGAAGTCCTCCTCGCCGCCGTGCCGCGCCTTCAGGACGCGCTTCACGCCGGCGACGACCGTCCCGGGCGGCAGGCCGGGGGTGAAGAGGGCGTCGATCTCCATCACGTGGGCGTGATCGAACACCTGCTGCGCCGAGGCGACGGGGACGTAGACCGCGTCGTCGAGGGTGAGGCCCGCGAACTGTCCCACCGGGGCCATGACGCCGATCACGAGGAAGCGGTGGCTTCCTACCCGGATCCTCCGGCCGATCGCGTTCTCCTCGCCGAAGAGCTCCGACTTCAGCTTCGGACCGAGGACGGCGACGGGCGTCGCCCGCCCGAGCTCCGAGTCGGGGAGGAAGCGTCCGAGCCTCACCTCGAAGCTCCAGACCTCGGAGGCGTCGCCCGAGGTGCCGTAGACGAAAGCGTCGCGACTGCGCTCCCCGGACGAGATCCGCGCCGTCCCGAAGACGACCGGCGCGACCTTCTCGATTCCCGGCACGGCCTTCAGCGCCTCGGCGTCGGCGAGCGTCAGCGGACGCGTCGTTCCCCCCACCGCCCCGGCGATCCCGTGGGTCTCGATCTTCCCCGACGTGACCGCGAGGAGGTTCGTTCCGAACTGCGAGAACTCCGCGAGGATGGACCGGCGGGTCCCCTCGCCGAGCGACGTCAGGAGGACGACCGACGCGATGCCGATGACGATCCCCAGGACGGTCAGCGCCGACCGGAGGCGGTGGGCCGTGACCGAGCCGAGGGCGAGGCGGAGAACGTCGGCGAACGTCACGTCAGCGCCTCGCGAGGGCGACGATCGGCTCGAGCCGGGCCGCCCGCCGGGCCGGGAGAACTCCGGCGACGAGCCCGACGGTCACCGAGACGACGAGAGCGGCGACGACGGCCCAGACCGGCGGCTGGACCGGGAAGTCGGGGTAGAGGCCGCGCAGGAGGAGCGTGCCGCCCCAGCCCGCGAGGAGGCCGAGCACGCCTCCCGCGGTGGAGAGAAGAGCCGCCTCGACGAGGAAGGCGTGGAGCACCTGGCCCCGGCTCGCCCCGAGCGCCTTCAGGAGGCCGACCTCCCGCGTCCGCTCCGACACCGAGACCAGCATGACGTTCATGATTCCGACGCCCGCGACGGTCAGCGAGACCGCCGCGATCCCGGCGAGCGCCGCGGTGAGGATCGCGAGGACCTTCCCGAACGTCTTCATCACCGCGTCCTGCGTCAGGACGGTCACGTCCTCCTGCCCGCCGTGCCGGTCCCTGAGGACCGCGAGGATCGCGGTCTTCGCACCTTCGACGTCCCGCGCCGAGCGGGCCTCGCAGAGGACGCGGAAGACCGAGCGCCGGTCGAACATCCGGAGGTGGTGGCCGATCGGGACGAGGACCACCTCGTCGAGGTCGAGGCCGACGGAGACCCCGCGCGAGGCGAGGACGCCGGTCACCCGGAACTTCTCCTCCCCGAGCCGGAGCCTCTCTCCCACGGGCGAGCGGCCCGGGTAGAGCTCTTCCGCCACCTTCGCGCCGACGACGCAGACCCGCGGGGCACGGGCGGGGTCGCCCGGCGGAATGAAGCTCCCTTCCCGCAGCTCGAGCCGCCGGACGCGCTTCCACTCGGCGGTGACACCCGCGACGGTCAGGTCGCGGCTCCGCTCCTCGAACCGGGCCGTCAGCCCCCCCACGGAGAGGGGCGCGACGGAGGAGAGAAGGGAGACGCGGCGGCGGAGCGCCTCCACGTCGTCGAGCGTCAGGTCGTTCGGGACGCCCCCGGCCACCGGCACGATCCCGGTCGTCTCCGACTTCCCCGGCAGGACGATCACGAGATTCGACCCGAGGAGGGCGAACTCCCCGGTGACATAGAGCCGGGCCCCTTCGCCGAGGCTCGTCAGGAGGACGACCGACGAGACGCCGATCGCCACGCCGAGGAGCGAAAGGGAGGTCCGGAGCCGGTGCCCGCGGAGCGCCCCGGCGGCGAACGCGAGGAGGTCGCCGCCTCTCACGCGCCGCCGTCTCCCACGACGCGCCCGTCGGCGAGGCGCACTTTCCGCGGCGCCCTCGCGCCGATGCCGGGGTCGTGCGTCACGACGAGGAGCGTCCGTCCCCCGGCGTTCAGCCTTTCGAGAAGCGCCACGATCTCCGCACCGGAGGCGCTGTCCAGGTTTCCTGTCGGCTCGTCGGCCAGGATGAGCCCGGGACCCGTGACGACGGCCCGCGCGAGGCAGACGCGCTGCTTCTCTCCCCCGGAGAGCTGATCGGGGCGGTGGCGGCTGCGCTCCGTCAGGCCGACCGAGGCGAGCGCCTCGGTAGCCCGGGCGAGCCGCTCGGCGGGCGGGACGCCGCCGAGGACGAGCGGCAGGCCGACGTTCTCGAGCGCCGTCATCCGCGGAACGAGGTGGAACGACTGGAAGACGAACCCGATCCGCTCGCGCCGGAGCCTGGAGAGCTCGTCGTCCGAGAGCGCCGCCACCTCGCGCCCCTCGAAGCGGTAGGAGCCGGCCGTCGGGCGGTCGAGCCCTCCGAGGAGTGAGAGGAGCGTCGACTTGCCCGAACCCGAGGGTCCCATCACCGCGAGGTACTCCCCCGCCGCGATCGAGAGCGTCACGTCCCTCAGGGCGTGGACGGGCCTTCCGCCCACGTCCCAGGTCCGCGAGACGCCCGAGAGCTCGATCACCGGGCCTCCTCGGCCCGCGCCCGCGCCCCCTCCTTCACCTCGGACCGGTCGAGCGACGTGACGACGGTGTCCCCCTCGGAGAGCCCCGACACGACCTCCGCCCACTCGGCTCCCCTGAGCCCCGTCTCCACCTTCGCGGAAACGAGCGTCCCCTTCGAGAGGAGGAGCGCTCTCCCTCCCGGGAGAAGGGCGTAGGACGGCACGCGGAGGACGTCCTCCTTTCGCGCGAGGACGACGACGACGTCCGCCGAGGTCCCCGGGAGGAGAGTCTTGCCGAACGCCGCGTCCTCCAGGGCCACCTCCACCTCGAACGTCCGGTTCTGTTCCCTCTGGTCGAGGACGTAGTCCGCGATGCGGGAGACCTTTCCCGCGAACGTCCGTCCCGCGTAGGCGTCGAACGTCACGCGCACGGGGACCCCCGCCTTCACGCGCCCCACGTCCACCTCGTCGAGCGGAGCGCTGACGTACGTGTCGTCCGGGTCGAAGAGCTCCACGACCGCCGGGATCGGGAGGCCCGGCGGGGAGGGCGTGACCCACTCCCCTTCCTCCGTCGACAGCTCCGCCACGACCCCGTCGAACGGGGCCAGTAGAACGGTCTTGCCGAGGCCGACCCGCGCCACCTCCAGAGAGGCCCGGGCCTGCCCCACGCGGGCCCGCGCCGCCTCGCAGGCGGCCGCCGTCATCCCGGCCTCCGTCTGGGCCCTCTCGAGGAGCCCGAGCGAGAGGACGTCGTCCTTCGCGAGCCGCTCGCTCCTCGACAGGTCGCGAACGGCCTGCTCGGCCGCCCGGCACGCCTCCCGCTCCGCCGCCTCGGCCACGACGAGCGACTTTTCCGCGAGGGTGACCTGCGCGCGCACGTCGTCCGCGGCGATCCTGACGAGAGCGTCCCCTTTCTTCACGCGATCGCCTTTCCGGACGAAGAGCCGCTCGACCCGCCCGCCGACCTCCGGGCTCAGCGTGGCCCGGCGGCGGGAGCGCACCGTGCCGGCCCGGCTTCCCGTGACCGTCTCCTCCACGGCGCCGCGCGCGACGGCGACGACCGTGACGGGGACCGGATCGGGACGCAGGAACGTGACGCGCAGGACGAGGGCGGCGAGGACGAGCGCGACGCCGACGAGACCGCGGCGGAGCCACTTGCGAGCCATCGGTCCATCGTAGGAGCGCACCGGCGCGATGGGAAGCGTTCCCTCGGGGCGTCTAGAATCCAGCCCCGATGATCCGGACCCGCCTCCTCGCAGCCGCCGCCGCGCTCCTCGTCCTCGCGGCCTGCGGGAAGAAGGAGCCGGAGCCGAAGGTCGACCGCGCGGCCCGCAAGGCCCTCTCCGCGCAGGCGAAGTCCACGCTCGGCGTCCTGCCCGAGACGATGCCGGGCTCGGAGGCCGATTCCCCCCAGCTCGTCGCTCTCGGCAAGGAGCTCTACTTCGAGAAGCGTCTCTCCGTGAACGGCACCCAGTCGTGTAACGACTGCCACCGCCTGGACGGCGAGAGCCCCTCGGGCGCCGACGGGGAGAGAACGTCGAACGGGGCGAAGGGTGAGAAGGGGACAAGGAACTCGCCGAGCGTGAAGAACGCCGGGTACCACGTCGCCCAGTTCTGGGACGGACGGGCGAAGACCCTCGAGGAGCAGGCCGCAGGACCGCTCCTGAACCCGGTCGAGATGGCGATGCCGGACGCGGCGGCCGTGGAGGCCGCCCTCCGTGCTGCGCCGGAGTACCGCGAGCCCTTCGCCGCCGCGTTCCCGGGCGAAACGGAGGCGATCAGCCTCGCCAATGCCGCCCGGGCCCTCGCCGCCTTTCAGAGAACGCTCCGGACCCACGACCGCCTCGACGACTTCCTGAACGGGGACCTCGACGCGTTGACGCACCGGGAGGCCGCTGGCCTGCAGCTCTTCCTGAAGACCGGCTGCACCACGTGCCACAACTCGCCCACCATCGGGGCGAACCAGTTCCAGCTCCTGGGCCTCGTCAAGGCCTGGGAGACGAAGGACGAGGGGCGGTTTGCCGTGACGAAGGACGAGGAGGACCGCCGGAAGTTCAAGGTCCCCTCTCTCCGCAACGCCGTGGCCACCGGTCCCTACTTTCACGACGGCTCGGTCGCCCGCCTCGACGAGGCGGTGAAGAAGATGGCCTGGCACCAGCTCGGCAAGGAGCTGTCCGACGACGAGATCGCCTCGATCGTCGCGTTTCTCGGGGCGCTCGCCGACCGGAGCGCGCCCGTCGTTCCCCCCCGCGCCCTGATGGAGAGACCGCGATGAACCACGCACAGCTCGTCCGCGACGCCGCCAGCCTCTCGGTCCTCCCCGAGGCGACCGTCGAATCGGTCATCGCCGCTCTGGCCGACCTCGTCCACCGATCCCGCGTGAGCCCGGACGAGCTGCTCCACGCCCTTCTCGGCGCGGCCGACCCCCTTCACGCCCACCCCGTCGACCCGCGCGACTCCCACGTCGTCGCCCAGCTCGTCGAACGGGCGAAGGCCCACCCCCTCGGCCTCGACTACCTGAAGGGCGGCCACCTCGGAAGCGTTGCCGTGACGTTCGAGGCGCACGCCTTCACGGTCCTCGCGGCCCGCGAGCTCCTGAGGTGAACATGACGAACTGGAATCTCCCGAAACGCGTCGACCTCGCCGACATCACCGTCCGGGACGGCTTCCAGCACGAGGAGAAGTGGATCCCCACCGAGGCCAAGCTCTGGGTCCTCGAAGAGCTCGTCCTCGCGGGCTACCGGCGCCTCGAGGTGACGAACCTCGG
The sequence above is a segment of the Holophagales bacterium genome. Coding sequences within it:
- a CDS encoding ABC transporter permease, yielding MTFADVLRLALGSVTAHRLRSALTVLGIVIGIASVVLLTSLGEGTRRSILAEFSQFGTNLLAVTSGKIETHGIAGAVGGTTRPLTLADAEALKAVPGIEKVAPVVFGTARISSGERSRDAFVYGTSGDASEVWSFEVRLGRFLPDSELGRATPVAVLGPKLKSELFGEENAIGRRIRVGSHRFLVIGVMAPVGQFAGLTLDDAVYVPVASAQQVFDHAHVMEIDALFTPGLPPGTVVAGVKRVLKARHGGEEDFTVMTQGEMLDSFGRVFAVVSAAVAGIGAISLLVGAIGILTMMWIAVGERTSEIGLLKALGATRDDVRNLFLAEAALLSAAGGAAGIAVAVALGGLVRLVLPAVPFTTPPAYAAAALGMAVAVGLVAGVVPARRAAGLDPVENLRAE
- a CDS encoding ABC transporter ATP-binding protein yields the protein MIELSGVSRTWDVGGRPVHALRDVTLSIAAGEYLAVMGPSGSGKSTLLSLLGGLDRPTAGSYRFEGREVAALSDDELSRLRRERIGFVFQSFHLVPRMTALENVGLPLVLGGVPPAERLARATEALASVGLTERSRHRPDQLSGGEKQRVCLARAVVTGPGLILADEPTGNLDSASGAEIVALLERLNAGGRTLLVVTHDPGIGARAPRKVRLADGRVVGDGGA
- a CDS encoding efflux RND transporter periplasmic adaptor subunit, with translation MARKWLRRGLVGVALVLAALVLRVTFLRPDPVPVTVVAVARGAVEETVTGSRAGTVRSRRRATLSPEVGGRVERLFVRKGDRVKKGDALVRIAADDVRAQVTLAEKSLVVAEAAEREACRAAEQAVRDLSRSERLAKDDVLSLGLLERAQTEAGMTAAACEAARARVGQARASLEVARVGLGKTVLLAPFDGVVAELSTEEGEWVTPSPPGLPIPAVVELFDPDDTYVSAPLDEVDVGRVKAGVPVRVTFDAYAGRTFAGKVSRIADYVLDQREQNRTFEVEVALEDAAFGKTLLPGTSADVVVVLARKEDVLRVPSYALLPGGRALLLSKGTLVSAKVETGLRGAEWAEVVSGLSEGDTVVTSLDRSEVKEGARARAEEAR
- a CDS encoding ABC transporter permease → MRGGDLLAFAAGALRGHRLRTSLSLLGVAIGVSSVVLLTSLGEGARLYVTGEFALLGSNLVIVLPGKSETTGIVPVAGGVPNDLTLDDVEALRRRVSLLSSVAPLSVGGLTARFEERSRDLTVAGVTAEWKRVRRLELREGSFIPPGDPARAPRVCVVGAKVAEELYPGRSPVGERLRLGEEKFRVTGVLASRGVSVGLDLDEVVLVPIGHHLRMFDRRSVFRVLCEARSARDVEGAKTAILAVLRDRHGGQEDVTVLTQDAVMKTFGKVLAILTAALAGIAAVSLTVAGVGIMNVMLVSVSERTREVGLLKALGASRGQVLHAFLVEAALLSTAGGVLGLLAGWGGTLLLRGLYPDFPVQPPVWAVVAALVVSVTVGLVAGVLPARRAARLEPIVALARR
- a CDS encoding phosphonopyruvate decarboxylase, whose translation is MNDVAKTAWQEEIFGLLKGSGVRQVAWVPDAGHAHVISRVLGDPEMRGIVLTTEEEGVALACGAWLGGERAVLLLQSSGVGNCVNMLSLVSACRFPFVALVTMRGEWEEFNGWQVPMGRATPKVLEDMGVAVRRVDEPERVGETVRDALEAAFEAGEAVAVLLSQSLIGRKDWGSR
- a CDS encoding HAMP domain-containing histidine kinase: MAAEKARLAAWLAHELRTPLNCVLGYAELLCEGLAGGPRSSCLTDAERVRDLALHQLALLDDVLDLSRLEHGSVPLRTEPVDAVRVLGEVAAATLPLVERGGNRLYLAVNGEGWVLADETRLRQVLLNLVGNASKFTKAGLVALGASAAGGTVSFHVRDTGCGMTPAEAERAFRPYQQANGSIAAAHGGTGLGLAISRELCERMGGALSVESTPGEGTTFTVTLPVAASPVIAAD
- a CDS encoding c-type cytochrome encodes the protein MIRTRLLAAAAALLVLAACGKKEPEPKVDRAARKALSAQAKSTLGVLPETMPGSEADSPQLVALGKELYFEKRLSVNGTQSCNDCHRLDGESPSGADGERTSNGAKGEKGTRNSPSVKNAGYHVAQFWDGRAKTLEEQAAGPLLNPVEMAMPDAAAVEAALRAAPEYREPFAAAFPGETEAISLANAARALAAFQRTLRTHDRLDDFLNGDLDALTHREAAGLQLFLKTGCTTCHNSPTIGANQFQLLGLVKAWETKDEGRFAVTKDEEDRRKFKVPSLRNAVATGPYFHDGSVARLDEAVKKMAWHQLGKELSDDEIASIVAFLGALADRSAPVVPPRALMERPR
- a CDS encoding aldehyde dehydrogenase codes for the protein MTARDRTVDRRPFVAELVAACPSALVIAGLGAPAYDLFAAGDRDESFYLWGAMGGAAAMGLGLALAQPNRSVIVLTGDGEQLMGLGALATIGAQRPGNLTVVVLDNGHYGETGMQESHTSLGTSLAAVALACGFDRAWEIASADGVQPLAERVRARDGCALAQVLVRAEALGRTLPSRDGVHLKNRLRAALGFAGA